One Massilia sp. 9096 genomic window carries:
- a CDS encoding SDR family oxidoreductase, with product MKRTNLRVVITGASSGIGAATAIAFAREGASLVLGARGQEGLEDVARRCRKLGADAEVRVVDVTDADAVAAFAREANALLGAIDLWFSDVGIGVVGKYADVPLEDHRRVIETNLIGHMNDAHAVLPIFLEQGRGTWVNMISLGGYVTTPFSAAYAASKFGLRGFAAALRGELSRHPDIHICDVYPTFVDTPGFAHAANYTGARLSYPPGVLAPEKVADAVVKLAYQPRATTVIGMPSPLLKLMALANPVNASLMNRFLEAWSKRAQRVPDTEGALYAPAPGASGVHSHGDTNGGARPARQAHPALLLGVAVAAAAVGLQLFRKR from the coding sequence ATGAAACGAACCAACTTGCGCGTCGTGATCACCGGCGCATCGAGCGGCATCGGCGCCGCCACCGCGATCGCGTTCGCGCGCGAAGGCGCCAGCCTGGTGCTCGGCGCACGCGGCCAGGAGGGACTGGAAGACGTGGCCCGGCGTTGCCGCAAACTGGGCGCCGATGCCGAAGTGCGCGTGGTCGACGTGACCGACGCCGACGCGGTCGCCGCCTTCGCGCGTGAAGCCAACGCGCTGCTGGGCGCGATCGACCTGTGGTTCAGCGACGTCGGCATCGGCGTGGTCGGCAAATACGCCGACGTGCCACTGGAAGACCACCGCCGCGTGATCGAAACCAACTTGATCGGCCACATGAACGACGCCCATGCGGTGCTGCCGATCTTCCTCGAACAGGGCCGCGGCACCTGGGTCAACATGATATCGCTCGGCGGCTACGTCACCACGCCGTTTTCGGCCGCCTATGCCGCCAGCAAGTTCGGCCTGCGCGGCTTTGCCGCGGCCTTGCGTGGCGAGCTGTCGCGGCATCCGGACATCCACATCTGCGACGTCTACCCGACCTTCGTAGACACGCCCGGCTTCGCCCATGCGGCCAACTACACCGGCGCCAGGCTGTCCTACCCGCCCGGGGTGCTGGCGCCGGAAAAGGTGGCCGACGCCGTCGTCAAGCTGGCCTACCAGCCGCGCGCGACCACGGTGATCGGCATGCCCTCGCCGCTGCTCAAGCTGATGGCGCTGGCGAACCCGGTCAACGCCTCCCTGATGAACCGCTTCCTCGAAGCCTGGTCGAAACGCGCACAGCGCGTGCCCGATACCGAAGGCGCGCTGTATGCGCCCGCGCCGGGCGCGAGCGGCGTGCACAGCCACGGCGACACCAACGGCGGCGCGCGGCCCGCTCGCCAGGCGCATCCGGCGCTGCTGCTGGGCGTGGCGGTGGCGGCCGCGGCGGTCGGCCTGCAGCTGTTCCGCAAGCGCTAG
- a CDS encoding AMP-binding protein, with protein sequence MTASAHASPQPSPYQRFVQARDFLQRHRSDYDTAYRDYRAPELDEFNWALDYFDVQAESNVTPALWVVEEDGSERKISYADMAARSSQVANWLRGLGVRRGDRVLLMLPNRVELWEAMLAGIKLGAVLVPTTMLVSSSDLQDRLQRGQVKHVIAQAGEAHKFAQLPGDYTRIAVGADDKGAAIPAGWQDFAASHAAAQAYVPDAPTRATDPLLLYFTSGTTAKPKLVLHSHQSYPVGHLSTMYWIGLRPGDVHWNISSPGWAKHAWSCFFAPWNAGATVFIFNYARFSARACLETIARCGVTSLCTPPTVWRMMIKEDLSGWRLPLRELVGAGEPLNPEVIEQVERAWGIRIRDGFGQSETTCQIGNSPGQLIKPGSMGRPLPGYRVALLDLDDGPAQEGEIALALDGQAPLGLMLGYENDAAKTAEAMRAGHYHTGDSALVDADGYYFYVGRNDDVFKSSDYRISPFELESVLIEHPDVVEAAIVPSPDPVKLAVPKAFVALRQGVEPTPALARAILAFARARLAPYQRIRRLEFAELPKTISGKIRRVELRRLEAAGARAGIEYREEDLPG encoded by the coding sequence ATGACCGCATCCGCTCATGCATCGCCGCAGCCGTCGCCTTACCAGCGCTTCGTCCAGGCGCGCGACTTCCTCCAGCGGCACCGCAGCGACTACGACACCGCCTACCGCGACTACCGCGCGCCCGAGCTCGACGAATTCAACTGGGCGCTCGACTATTTCGACGTCCAGGCCGAAAGCAACGTCACGCCCGCGCTGTGGGTGGTGGAAGAAGACGGTAGCGAGCGCAAGATCAGCTACGCCGACATGGCCGCGCGCTCGTCGCAGGTGGCCAACTGGCTGCGCGGGCTGGGCGTGCGGCGCGGCGACCGGGTACTCCTGATGCTGCCCAACCGCGTCGAGCTGTGGGAGGCGATGCTGGCCGGGATCAAGCTGGGCGCGGTGCTGGTGCCGACCACCATGCTGGTTTCCAGCAGCGACCTGCAAGACCGCCTGCAGCGCGGCCAGGTCAAGCACGTGATCGCCCAGGCGGGCGAGGCGCACAAGTTTGCTCAGCTGCCCGGCGACTACACCCGCATCGCGGTCGGCGCGGATGACAAGGGCGCCGCCATCCCCGCAGGTTGGCAGGACTTCGCCGCCAGCCACGCGGCCGCGCAGGCATACGTGCCCGACGCGCCCACGCGCGCGACCGACCCGCTGCTGCTGTACTTCACGTCCGGCACCACGGCCAAGCCGAAGCTGGTGCTGCACAGCCACCAGAGCTATCCGGTCGGCCACCTCTCGACGATGTACTGGATCGGGCTGCGTCCAGGGGACGTCCACTGGAACATCAGTTCGCCCGGCTGGGCCAAGCATGCCTGGAGCTGTTTCTTCGCGCCCTGGAACGCCGGCGCCACCGTGTTCATCTTCAACTATGCGCGCTTTTCGGCACGCGCCTGCCTGGAGACGATCGCGCGCTGCGGCGTGACTTCGCTGTGCACGCCGCCGACCGTGTGGCGCATGATGATCAAGGAAGACCTGTCCGGCTGGCGCCTGCCGCTGCGCGAACTGGTCGGCGCGGGCGAGCCGCTCAACCCGGAAGTCATCGAACAGGTCGAGCGCGCCTGGGGCATCCGCATCCGCGACGGCTTCGGCCAGTCCGAAACCACCTGCCAGATCGGCAATTCGCCTGGCCAACTCATCAAGCCGGGCTCGATGGGCCGTCCTTTGCCGGGCTACCGGGTGGCGCTGCTGGACCTCGACGACGGTCCGGCGCAAGAGGGCGAGATCGCGCTGGCGCTGGACGGCCAGGCGCCGCTGGGCCTGATGCTCGGCTACGAGAACGACGCCGCCAAGACCGCGGAGGCGATGCGCGCCGGGCATTACCACACCGGCGACAGCGCGCTGGTCGACGCCGACGGCTACTACTTCTACGTCGGCCGCAACGACGACGTGTTCAAGTCGTCCGACTACCGTATCAGCCCGTTCGAGCTGGAGAGCGTGCTGATCGAACATCCGGACGTGGTCGAGGCGGCCATCGTGCCCAGTCCCGATCCGGTCAAGCTGGCCGTGCCCAAGGCCTTCGTCGCGCTGCGCCAGGGCGTAGAGCCGACCCCCGCGCTGGCGCGGGCGATCCTGGCCTTCGCGCGCGCCCGACTGGCGCCGTACCAGCGCATCCGCCGGCTGGAGTTCGCCGAACTGCCCAAGACGATCTCGGGCAAGATCCGCCGCGTCGAGCTGCGCCGGCTGGAGGCGGCCGGCGCGCGCGCCGGCATCGAATACCGCGAGGAAGACCTGCCCGGCTAG
- a CDS encoding 4Fe-4S binding protein — protein sequence MNIRFIEGQGADPDQEARNLLAKSGALAALAAFEPHEALDTVGYRSAGHTLVIGSPADVLPWADRLAAVLPVTALLYDDAVADEAGESGAAPALRLYPVMHARAVVVSGWLGAFKATWQAPGRAPEHGNFDLVLDLGASPQIVHHQKPHGYYAPGVTEAARAEALEALCEMTGEFEKPKYFAYKENICAHSRNRRTGCNACIDICSAGAIEGNGDLVKVNPYLCAGCGACSTVCPTGAMRYVYPAVTHNGARVKAALQAYFEGGGQDPVLLLHGAEGAALLESLGGSVPSRLLPLGLQHTASTGIDLWLAALAYGAGGVTVLMTEAEAPQYAAALDAQMGIAQAVMSGLGYAGPHFQLLRATTPDELALALQLAPRGEAPSKRALFNVSTEKRNTLDYALDHLSRHAPTPVDEIALPAGSPFGAVDVNANCSLCMACVGACPAAALNDGQNAPQLRFIEKNCVQCGLCADTCPENAITLIPRLSFLESRKQPVVVSETQPFHCIRCDKPFGTLKMVESMLGRLAGHPAFAGHLDRMRMCGDCRVVDMMLQDEDRVSAAPAGGGVHELKRF from the coding sequence ATGAATATCCGTTTTATCGAAGGGCAGGGCGCCGATCCCGACCAGGAAGCGCGCAACCTGCTGGCCAAGTCCGGCGCGCTGGCCGCGCTGGCCGCCTTTGAACCGCACGAAGCGCTCGACACGGTCGGCTACCGCTCGGCCGGCCACACGCTGGTCATCGGCAGCCCGGCCGACGTACTTCCCTGGGCCGACCGCCTGGCGGCCGTGCTGCCGGTCACCGCGCTGCTGTATGACGACGCCGTAGCCGACGAGGCCGGCGAATCCGGCGCCGCACCGGCGCTGCGCCTGTATCCGGTCATGCACGCGCGCGCCGTGGTCGTGAGCGGCTGGCTGGGCGCCTTCAAGGCCACCTGGCAAGCCCCTGGCCGCGCGCCGGAGCATGGTAACTTCGACCTGGTGCTGGACCTGGGCGCCAGCCCGCAGATCGTGCACCACCAGAAGCCGCACGGCTACTACGCGCCGGGCGTGACTGAAGCCGCACGCGCCGAAGCGCTCGAAGCGCTGTGCGAGATGACCGGCGAGTTCGAAAAGCCCAAGTACTTCGCCTACAAGGAAAACATCTGCGCCCACAGCCGCAACCGCCGCACCGGCTGCAACGCCTGCATCGACATCTGCTCGGCCGGCGCGATCGAAGGCAACGGCGACCTGGTCAAGGTCAACCCCTACCTGTGCGCCGGCTGCGGCGCCTGCTCGACCGTATGCCCGACCGGCGCGATGCGCTACGTCTACCCGGCCGTCACCCACAACGGCGCGCGCGTCAAGGCCGCGCTGCAAGCCTACTTCGAAGGCGGCGGCCAGGACCCGGTGCTGCTGCTGCACGGTGCGGAAGGCGCGGCGCTGCTCGAGTCATTGGGCGGGAGCGTCCCGTCGCGCCTGCTGCCGCTCGGCCTGCAGCACACCGCCTCGACCGGCATCGACCTGTGGTTGGCGGCGCTGGCCTACGGCGCCGGCGGCGTCACCGTGTTGATGACCGAGGCCGAGGCGCCGCAATACGCGGCCGCGCTCGACGCGCAGATGGGCATCGCGCAGGCGGTGATGAGCGGGCTCGGTTACGCCGGGCCGCATTTCCAGCTGCTGCGCGCGACCACGCCGGACGAGCTGGCGCTGGCCTTGCAGCTCGCGCCGCGCGGTGAGGCCCCAAGCAAGCGCGCGCTGTTCAACGTCTCGACCGAAAAGCGCAACACGCTCGACTATGCGCTCGACCATCTGTCGCGCCATGCCCCGACGCCGGTCGACGAGATTGCGCTGCCGGCCGGCAGCCCGTTCGGCGCGGTCGACGTCAACGCCAACTGCAGCCTGTGCATGGCCTGCGTCGGCGCCTGCCCGGCGGCGGCGTTGAACGACGGCCAGAACGCGCCGCAGTTGCGCTTCATCGAGAAGAACTGCGTGCAGTGCGGCCTGTGCGCCGACACCTGTCCGGAAAACGCGATCACCCTGATCCCGCGCCTGTCCTTCCTGGAGTCGCGCAAGCAGCCCGTAGTGGTCAGCGAGACCCAGCCCTTCCACTGCATCCGCTGCGACAAGCCGTTCGGCACGCTCAAGATGGTCGAATCGATGCTGGGCCGCCTGGCCGGTCACCCGGCGTTTGCCGGCCACCTGGACCGCATGCGCATGTGCGGCGACTGCCGCGTGGTCGACATGATGCTGCAGGACGAGGACCGGGTGAGCGCGGCCCCGGCGGGCGGCGGCGTGCACGAGCTGAAACGCTTCTGA
- a CDS encoding DUF3305 domain-containing protein, producing MKLASMPIAVLMQRRTVQHRWADEAWSAVGVIPDRGNLPPLQVLSTSPERDYYMVSGLELELHRDENEGYYENAMSPESKVFVHWRMQDGRAMPVRASVSYVEGTRMFDSGEDADGVMMPAEIYTWLADYLRQHYQPKPRRGRQHG from the coding sequence ATGAAACTGGCCAGCATGCCGATCGCGGTGCTGATGCAGCGCCGCACCGTCCAGCACCGCTGGGCCGACGAAGCCTGGTCGGCGGTCGGCGTCATCCCCGACCGCGGCAATTTGCCGCCGCTGCAGGTCCTGAGCACGTCGCCGGAACGCGACTACTACATGGTGTCCGGCCTCGAACTCGAACTGCACCGCGACGAGAACGAGGGCTATTACGAGAACGCGATGTCGCCGGAATCGAAGGTGTTCGTCCATTGGCGCATGCAGGACGGCCGCGCGATGCCCGTGCGCGCCTCGGTCAGCTACGTCGAAGGCACGCGCATGTTCGACTCGGGCGAGGATGCCGACGGCGTGATGATGCCGGCCGAGATCTACACCTGGCTGGCCGACTACCTGCGCCAGCACTACCAGCCCAAGCCGCGCCGCGGCCGGCAGCACGGATGA
- a CDS encoding formate dehydrogenase subunit gamma, with the protein MSRCHFQTFLRALLLTFALAFASLQGAHAGVPNNRAEPAYAQEQTMLQAEQDARVPEPGLANANSGRVHIDRHYLGQYGQKEGTVIVQRGGNLWRVWRNGPIATLSGTVLVIVLLAIFAFYKIVGPASTEQPDTGKKLRRFTGWERFIHWATAVTFIVLAITGLVILFGKDLLLPLLGHDVFAFVAYIFKYLHNFVGPLFILCSVAMFFTFLHRNFFRRIDWQWIKQGGGLVSHKHVPAGFFNAGEKSWFWFGVTILGLIMSISGLVLDFITFGQTRYVLQVANILHLLGATAYIAAAMGHIYIGTWGTPGAYAAMRDGEVDEAWAKAHHALWYEEAKAGVKPGTFEDRPPPSHLPPRDPPGGSAPGRRPPGAQPDPAR; encoded by the coding sequence ATGTCGCGATGCCATTTCCAGACCTTCCTGCGCGCGCTGTTGCTGACGTTCGCGCTGGCCTTCGCCAGCTTGCAGGGCGCCCACGCCGGCGTGCCGAACAACCGCGCCGAGCCTGCCTACGCCCAGGAGCAGACCATGCTCCAGGCCGAGCAGGATGCGCGCGTTCCCGAACCCGGCCTGGCCAACGCCAATTCCGGCCGGGTGCACATCGACCGCCACTACCTCGGCCAGTACGGCCAGAAGGAAGGCACGGTCATCGTCCAGCGCGGCGGCAACCTGTGGCGCGTGTGGCGCAACGGCCCGATCGCGACGCTGTCGGGCACCGTGCTGGTGATCGTGCTGCTGGCGATCTTCGCCTTCTATAAGATCGTCGGCCCGGCCTCGACCGAGCAGCCGGACACCGGGAAAAAGCTGCGCCGCTTCACAGGCTGGGAGCGCTTCATCCACTGGGCGACCGCGGTCACTTTCATCGTGCTGGCCATCACCGGCCTGGTGATCCTGTTCGGCAAGGACCTCCTGCTGCCTTTGCTCGGCCACGACGTATTCGCCTTCGTCGCCTACATCTTCAAATACCTGCACAACTTCGTCGGACCGCTGTTCATCCTGTGCTCGGTGGCGATGTTCTTCACCTTCCTGCACCGTAACTTCTTCCGCAGGATCGACTGGCAGTGGATCAAGCAGGGCGGTGGCCTGGTATCGCACAAGCACGTGCCGGCCGGCTTTTTCAACGCCGGCGAGAAGAGCTGGTTCTGGTTCGGCGTGACCATCCTGGGCCTGATCATGTCGATCAGCGGCCTGGTGCTGGACTTCATCACCTTCGGCCAGACCCGCTACGTCCTGCAGGTCGCCAACATCCTGCACCTGCTGGGCGCCACCGCCTACATCGCCGCCGCCATGGGCCACATCTACATCGGCACCTGGGGCACCCCGGGCGCGTATGCGGCGATGCGCGACGGCGAAGTCGACGAAGCCTGGGCCAAGGCGCACCACGCGCTGTGGTACGAGGAAGCCAAGGCCGGCGTGAAGCCGGGCACCTTCGAGGACCGCCCGCCGCCCAGCCACCTGCCGCCGCGCGATCCGCCGGGTGGATCGGCGCCGGGCCGCAGGCCGCCGGGTGCGCAGCCGGATCCGGCGCGCTGA
- the fdh3B gene encoding formate dehydrogenase FDH3 subunit beta, giving the protein MARMKFICDTERCIDCNGCVTACKNENETPWGVNRRRVVTINDGHPGERSISMACMHCTDAPCLAVCPVNCIYHTEDDIVLHDKDQCIGCGYCYYACPFGAPQFPESGLFNHRGKMDKCTFCAGGPEPDTSEAEFKKYGRNRIAEGKLPACAEMCGTKALIGGDAETIADIYRQRVETRGYGPELWGWKIAYGKPKRGGEIKATGNAPRENQNLKDSQNDAGRLPT; this is encoded by the coding sequence ATGGCAAGGATGAAGTTTATTTGCGATACGGAGCGCTGCATCGACTGCAACGGCTGCGTCACCGCCTGCAAGAACGAGAACGAAACGCCATGGGGCGTCAATCGCCGCCGCGTGGTGACGATCAACGACGGCCATCCGGGCGAGCGCTCGATCTCGATGGCCTGCATGCACTGCACCGACGCGCCGTGCCTGGCGGTGTGCCCGGTCAACTGCATCTACCACACCGAAGACGACATCGTCCTGCACGACAAGGACCAGTGCATCGGCTGCGGCTACTGCTATTACGCCTGCCCGTTCGGCGCGCCGCAGTTCCCGGAGAGCGGCCTGTTCAACCACCGCGGCAAGATGGACAAGTGCACCTTCTGCGCCGGCGGCCCGGAACCCGACACCTCGGAAGCCGAGTTCAAGAAATACGGCCGCAACCGCATCGCCGAAGGCAAGCTGCCGGCCTGCGCCGAGATGTGCGGCACCAAGGCGCTGATCGGCGGCGACGCCGAGACCATCGCCGACATCTACCGCCAGCGCGTCGAGACGCGCGGCTACGGCCCGGAACTGTGGGGCTGGAAGATCGCTTACGGCAAACCGAAGCGCGGCGGCGAGATCAAGGCCACCGGCAACGCGCCGCGCGAGAACCAGAACCTGAAGGATTCGCAAAACGACGCGGGGAGGCTGCCGACATGA
- a CDS encoding formate dehydrogenase subunit alpha: MTLVKQSRDSGLKRRKFLVGAGVTAGAGALARHLPLNVIQPATAADPAPGATVKTEIKHTVCSHCSVGCSVEAVVSNGVWVRQEAAFDSPINMGAHCAKGASVREHGFGEHRLRYPMKLVNGKYERISWDQAINEIGDKMLQLRQQSGPDSVMLIGSSKHSNEQSYLLRKWVSMWGSNNCDHQARICHSTTVAGVAQTYGYGAMTNSFNDLHYSKAVMFIGSNPAEAHPISMLHFLHSKELGAKMIVVDPRFTRTARFAHHYVRIRPGTDIAFVWGMLWHIFENGWEDKAYIAARTYGMDDVRKEVAKWSPDKVTEVTGVPEASVRMAAEMLATNKPSSVVWCMGITQHHVGTANVRALSILQLALGNIGVPGGGANIYRGHDNVQGATDVGPNGDSLPGYFGLAEGAWKHFATVWGVDYDWLKSRFGSKELMEKPGITVSRWFDAVLEENQYVDQPSNLKAVIYWGHAPNSQTRLPDMRAAMQKLDMLVVVDPYPSMTAAMHGRQDGVYLLPAASQFESTGSVTASNRSIQWRERVIQPLFECKTDHEIMYLFAKKLGFGEQLVKNIKVVHNEPVIEDILREINRSCWTIGYTGCSPERLKLHMEHKRTFNPTTLRAESGPCKGDYYGLPWPCWGTPEMKHPGTPILYRLDVPVSEGGMAFRANWGVEHNGVSLLAADGSFTKDSELDTGYPEFDHVFLKKLGWWEDLTPEEKVQAEGKNWKTDLSGGIQRVVIAHGCSPIGNARARANVWNFPDPIPVHREPLVSPRRDLVAKYPTYDDKAAFWRLPTLYKSVQQIDFAKDFPLIMTSGRIVEYEGGGDETRSNPWLAELQQNMFCEVHPTDAARVGVKIGDFMWVETPTGARLKIMAMVTERVPEGLVWMPFHFGGWWMGEDLEKHYPEGGAPTVRGEAVNTGWTYGYDAVTMMQETKVSLCRLVKA; this comes from the coding sequence ATGACCCTGGTAAAACAGTCGCGTGACAGCGGCCTGAAACGACGCAAGTTCCTGGTGGGAGCCGGCGTCACCGCGGGCGCGGGCGCGCTCGCGCGTCACCTGCCGCTGAACGTGATCCAGCCCGCGACGGCGGCCGACCCGGCCCCGGGCGCCACCGTCAAGACCGAAATCAAGCACACCGTCTGCAGCCACTGCTCGGTCGGCTGCTCGGTCGAGGCGGTGGTCAGCAACGGGGTCTGGGTGCGCCAGGAAGCGGCCTTTGATTCGCCGATCAACATGGGCGCGCACTGCGCCAAAGGCGCCTCGGTGCGCGAGCACGGCTTCGGCGAGCACCGCCTGCGCTACCCGATGAAGCTGGTGAACGGCAAGTACGAGCGCATCTCCTGGGACCAGGCGATCAACGAGATCGGCGACAAGATGCTGCAGCTGCGCCAGCAGTCGGGCCCCGATTCCGTCATGCTGATCGGCTCCTCCAAGCACAGCAACGAGCAATCCTACCTGTTGCGCAAATGGGTCTCGATGTGGGGCTCGAACAATTGCGACCACCAGGCGCGCATCTGCCACTCGACCACGGTCGCGGGCGTGGCCCAGACCTACGGCTACGGCGCGATGACCAACTCGTTCAACGACTTGCACTACAGCAAGGCGGTGATGTTCATCGGCTCCAATCCGGCCGAAGCCCACCCGATCTCGATGCTCCACTTCCTGCACTCGAAGGAGCTGGGCGCGAAGATGATCGTGGTCGACCCGCGGTTTACCCGCACCGCGCGCTTCGCCCACCATTACGTGCGCATCCGTCCGGGCACCGACATCGCCTTCGTGTGGGGCATGCTGTGGCACATCTTTGAAAACGGCTGGGAAGACAAGGCCTACATCGCCGCGCGCACCTACGGCATGGACGACGTGCGCAAGGAAGTCGCCAAGTGGAGCCCGGACAAGGTGACCGAGGTTACCGGCGTGCCGGAAGCCTCGGTGCGCATGGCCGCCGAGATGCTGGCCACCAACAAGCCGTCGTCGGTGGTCTGGTGCATGGGCATCACCCAGCACCACGTCGGCACCGCCAACGTGCGCGCGCTGTCGATCCTGCAGCTGGCGCTGGGCAACATCGGCGTGCCGGGCGGCGGCGCCAACATCTACCGCGGCCACGACAACGTGCAGGGCGCGACCGACGTCGGCCCGAACGGCGATTCGCTGCCCGGCTACTTCGGCCTGGCCGAGGGCGCGTGGAAGCACTTCGCCACCGTCTGGGGCGTCGACTACGACTGGCTGAAATCGCGCTTCGGCTCCAAGGAGCTGATGGAAAAGCCCGGCATCACGGTGTCGCGCTGGTTCGACGCGGTGCTCGAGGAAAACCAGTACGTCGACCAGCCGAGCAACCTGAAAGCCGTGATCTACTGGGGCCACGCGCCGAACAGCCAGACGCGCCTGCCCGACATGCGCGCGGCGATGCAAAAGCTCGACATGCTGGTCGTGGTCGACCCGTATCCGAGCATGACCGCGGCGATGCACGGCCGCCAGGACGGCGTCTACCTGCTGCCGGCGGCGTCGCAGTTCGAATCCACCGGTTCCGTCACCGCCTCGAACCGCTCGATCCAGTGGCGCGAACGCGTGATCCAGCCGTTGTTCGAATGCAAGACCGACCACGAGATCATGTACCTGTTCGCCAAGAAGCTCGGCTTCGGCGAACAGCTGGTCAAGAACATCAAGGTGGTGCACAACGAGCCGGTGATCGAAGACATCCTGCGCGAGATCAACCGTTCGTGCTGGACCATCGGCTACACCGGCTGCTCGCCGGAGCGCCTCAAGCTCCACATGGAGCACAAGCGCACCTTCAACCCGACCACGCTGCGCGCCGAATCCGGCCCGTGCAAGGGCGACTACTACGGCTTGCCGTGGCCATGCTGGGGCACGCCGGAGATGAAGCACCCGGGCACGCCGATCCTGTACCGGCTCGACGTGCCGGTGTCGGAAGGCGGCATGGCCTTCCGCGCCAACTGGGGCGTCGAGCACAACGGCGTGTCGCTGCTGGCGGCCGACGGCTCGTTCACGAAGGACTCGGAACTGGACACCGGCTACCCCGAGTTCGACCACGTCTTCCTGAAAAAGCTTGGCTGGTGGGAAGACCTCACGCCCGAGGAAAAGGTCCAGGCCGAAGGCAAGAACTGGAAGACCGACCTGTCGGGCGGCATCCAGCGCGTCGTCATCGCGCACGGCTGCTCGCCGATCGGCAACGCGCGCGCGCGCGCCAACGTCTGGAATTTCCCCGATCCGATCCCGGTGCACCGCGAGCCGCTGGTCTCGCCGCGGCGCGACTTGGTGGCGAAGTACCCGACCTACGACGATAAGGCCGCGTTCTGGCGCCTGCCGACGCTGTACAAGTCGGTCCAGCAGATCGACTTCGCCAAGGACTTCCCGCTGATCATGACCTCGGGCCGCATCGTCGAGTACGAGGGCGGCGGCGACGAGACCCGTTCCAACCCGTGGCTGGCCGAGCTGCAGCAGAACATGTTCTGCGAGGTGCACCCGACCGACGCGGCGCGGGTCGGCGTCAAGATCGGCGACTTCATGTGGGTCGAGACCCCGACCGGCGCGCGCCTGAAGATCATGGCGATGGTGACGGAACGGGTGCCGGAAGGCCTGGTGTGGATGCCGTTCCACTTCGGCGGCTGGTGGATGGGCGAGGATCTGGAAAAGCACTATCCCGAGGGCGGCGCGCCGACCGTGCGCGGCGAAGCCGTCAACACCGGCTGGACCTATGGCTACGACGCCGTGACGATGATGCAGGAAACCAAAGTATCGCTGTGCCGCCTGGTAAAAGCGTGA
- a CDS encoding formate dehydrogenase yields MDKQHKPDEQQPAQQQPDLARRRLLRAAPLGAIAVAAAATGRAEAAPVAAPAAPEPEAKPSGYHETEHIRTYYRTAAYW; encoded by the coding sequence ATGGACAAACAACACAAGCCCGACGAGCAACAGCCCGCGCAGCAACAGCCCGACCTGGCGCGCCGCCGCCTCTTGAGGGCCGCGCCGCTGGGCGCGATCGCCGTGGCCGCCGCTGCGACCGGCCGCGCCGAAGCCGCGCCGGTTGCGGCTCCGGCGGCGCCAGAGCCGGAAGCCAAGCCGAGCGGCTATCACGAAACCGAGCACATCCGTACTTACTACCGCACCGCCGCCTACTGGTGA
- a CDS encoding molecular chaperone translates to MSVQQFSEDNNQQSDSARQPASEPVLATVSLPLADEDQARADFYALFARLLLAPPDAALLGALGQAEPISAVGEFALEDAWLALTQAASVVDEDAVRQEFSALFEGIGNPLLNLNGSWYLTGHLNDVPLAKLRQDLMRLGLARAPGVGDFEDHLGAVCETMRVLVAGAPGISRRPLAAQKQFFEAHIRPWYAACLADLAAAEPANFYRVVARVVDAFLSIEAQAFAVLDALDPIAA, encoded by the coding sequence ATGTCAGTCCAGCAGTTTTCCGAGGACAACAATCAGCAGAGCGATTCGGCTCGGCAGCCGGCATCCGAGCCGGTGCTGGCGACCGTCAGCCTGCCCCTGGCCGACGAGGACCAGGCGCGCGCCGACTTTTACGCGCTGTTCGCACGTCTGCTGCTGGCGCCGCCCGATGCCGCGCTGCTCGGCGCCCTCGGGCAGGCCGAGCCGATCTCGGCCGTGGGCGAGTTCGCGCTCGAAGACGCCTGGCTGGCGCTGACCCAGGCCGCCTCGGTGGTCGACGAAGACGCCGTGCGCCAGGAGTTCTCGGCCCTGTTCGAAGGCATCGGCAACCCGCTGCTCAACCTGAACGGTTCCTGGTACCTGACCGGCCACCTGAACGACGTGCCGCTGGCAAAACTGCGCCAGGACCTGATGCGTCTCGGCCTGGCGCGCGCCCCCGGCGTCGGCGACTTCGAAGACCATCTCGGCGCCGTGTGCGAGACGATGCGCGTGCTGGTCGCGGGCGCGCCCGGCATCTCACGCCGTCCGCTGGCGGCCCAGAAGCAGTTTTTCGAAGCGCACATCCGCCCCTGGTATGCGGCCTGCCTGGCGGATCTCGCCGCGGCCGAGCCGGCCAATTTCTATCGCGTCGTGGCCCGTGTGGTCGACGCCTTCCTGTCGATCGAAGCCCAGGCCTTTGCGGTGCTGGACGCGCTCGATCCGATCGCAGCATGA